One segment of Streptomyces sp. NA02950 DNA contains the following:
- a CDS encoding MbtH family protein: protein MNDDELPFEDQDANYLVLKNEEGQFSLWPTFVDVPDGWELAFGEAARQACLDFIEKTWTDMRPKSLTDAMNAG from the coding sequence ATGAATGATGACGAACTTCCTTTTGAGGACCAGGACGCCAACTACCTCGTTCTGAAGAACGAGGAGGGTCAGTTCTCGCTCTGGCCCACCTTCGTCGACGTGCCGGACGGGTGGGAGCTGGCCTTCGGAGAGGCGGCGCGTCAGGCATGCCTCGACTTCATCGAGAAGACCTGGACCGACATGCGCCCCAAGAGCCTGACAGATGCCATGAACGCCGGCTGA
- a CDS encoding zinc-binding dehydrogenase, translated as MCHSRHEPGPQLSAREVRVEGSTMGTRQELLDLLTFVTNAGIVPEIGLEAPMADAKEAFRAMEHGKTAGKIALTR; from the coding sequence TTGTGTCATTCCAGACATGAGCCGGGTCCACAGCTGTCAGCGAGGGAAGTTCGAGTCGAGGGATCGACCATGGGCACCCGCCAGGAACTCCTCGACCTCCTCACCTTCGTGACAAACGCCGGCATCGTCCCGGAGATCGGTCTTGAGGCACCGATGGCAGACGCGAAGGAGGCTTTCCGGGCAATGGAACACGGCAAGACGGCCGGGAAGATCGCTCTTACCCGGTGA
- a CDS encoding MFS transporter, protein MLSARRRWTVLAVCCLSMFLVGLDTTIVNVGLPAIGRGLDVDTRGLEWIVDAYTLVLASLLISSGALADRFGRRRVFQCGLAAFGAASLVCALAPSAGVLIAARALQGIGASMLSPVALAIVVNAMPDPKERAQAIGIWASVFGLSMAAGPVTGGALLAGLGWRALFWINAPVIAAALLLSAVFVPESRAPRARRLDLPGQVLLTVVLAVVVGVLIEGPRIGWTSPAALAGYAGAAVATAGFVWVESRRREPLMDPRIFRSPVFSGAVVGAVAVFVALTMTLLLNTLYLQHTREWTPLAAGVATLPLAVGATVCAPWSGRMVGRKGPPLPLLLAGGFITAGGLCLVRLTPHTSVLLLLAAYSLIGVGFGFANAPITNTAVNGLPPARAGVAGAITSTARQLGSALGIALAGGLATATSPTGLAHASRPGWILVATCGVLLFLVAHVSRPKEATTGPASPQAR, encoded by the coding sequence ATGCTGAGTGCACGTAGACGCTGGACGGTACTGGCCGTCTGCTGCCTGAGCATGTTCCTGGTGGGCCTGGACACCACCATCGTCAATGTGGGTCTGCCTGCCATCGGGCGCGGCCTGGATGTCGACACGCGCGGTCTCGAATGGATCGTGGACGCCTACACCCTCGTCCTGGCCAGTCTCCTGATCTCCTCCGGCGCACTGGCGGATCGCTTCGGACGCCGCCGGGTGTTCCAGTGCGGGCTGGCCGCGTTCGGCGCGGCCTCGCTGGTCTGCGCGCTCGCCCCGTCGGCGGGCGTACTCATCGCGGCCCGCGCCCTGCAGGGCATCGGTGCCTCGATGCTCAGCCCCGTGGCGCTCGCGATCGTGGTGAACGCGATGCCGGACCCGAAGGAACGGGCGCAGGCGATCGGCATCTGGGCGTCAGTGTTCGGGCTGAGCATGGCCGCTGGTCCCGTCACGGGCGGTGCGCTGCTCGCGGGGCTCGGCTGGCGGGCGCTGTTCTGGATCAACGCACCGGTCATCGCGGCCGCTCTGCTGCTCAGTGCGGTGTTCGTGCCGGAGTCCCGGGCACCGCGGGCCCGGCGCCTCGACCTGCCCGGCCAGGTCCTGCTGACCGTGGTCCTCGCGGTCGTGGTCGGCGTCCTGATCGAAGGGCCTCGCATCGGCTGGACGTCGCCTGCGGCGCTGGCGGGATACGCAGGGGCTGCTGTGGCGACAGCCGGATTCGTGTGGGTCGAGTCCCGCCGACGTGAGCCGCTGATGGATCCGCGGATCTTCAGGAGCCCGGTCTTCAGCGGTGCCGTCGTGGGCGCGGTGGCGGTCTTCGTCGCTCTGACCATGACACTGCTGCTGAACACCCTCTACCTGCAGCACACCCGCGAATGGACGCCGCTGGCCGCCGGAGTGGCGACCTTGCCCCTGGCCGTCGGAGCGACCGTCTGCGCCCCCTGGTCCGGCCGCATGGTCGGCCGCAAGGGACCGCCGCTGCCGCTGCTCCTTGCCGGCGGTTTCATCACGGCCGGCGGGCTCTGCCTGGTCCGGCTCACTCCACACACGAGCGTGCTCCTGCTTCTGGCCGCATACTCGCTCATCGGCGTCGGGTTCGGCTTCGCCAACGCCCCGATCACCAACACCGCGGTCAATGGACTGCCACCCGCCCGTGCCGGCGTGGCCGGGGCGATCACCTCCACCGCACGGCAACTCGGCTCCGCGCTCGGCATCGCTCTCGCCGGCGGCCTGGCCACGGCCACCAGCCCGACGGGGCTCGCACACGCGTCCCGCCCGGGCTGGATCCTGGTCGCCACCTGTGGCGTGCTGCTCTTCCTCGTCGCCCACGTATCACGGCCGAAGGAGGCCACCACGGGCCCCGCCTCCCCACAAGCGCGGTGA
- a CDS encoding TetR-like C-terminal domain-containing protein, whose translation MSRTNSTPGRQRPGASYGPARDTARDASIIEAVLDLLAEHGYADLTMAAVAARAGVAKATVYRRWASREDLVADALETLLLQGQPDAGESAATLREDLVATLIGTTACGEPRGRRFATVLAATAPAHPQIAATLRERYVAAQRSGIAACLHRAQARGELSLERVEHLLAADRLEIASAIALMLVHDSLFGAPLDADGVARLVDQVLLPLLAGPGA comes from the coding sequence ATGAGCAGGACGAACAGTACACCCGGCCGCCAGCGCCCCGGTGCCTCCTACGGACCCGCCCGCGACACCGCGCGCGACGCGAGCATCATCGAAGCCGTCCTCGACCTGCTCGCCGAACACGGCTACGCCGACCTGACCATGGCCGCCGTCGCCGCACGCGCCGGCGTCGCCAAGGCCACCGTCTACCGCCGCTGGGCCTCGCGCGAAGACCTGGTCGCCGACGCCCTGGAAACGCTGCTGCTGCAAGGTCAGCCCGACGCCGGAGAGAGCGCGGCCACCTTGCGCGAGGATTTGGTCGCCACCCTGATCGGGACCACCGCCTGTGGAGAACCCCGGGGCCGCCGCTTCGCCACCGTACTCGCGGCCACCGCCCCCGCCCACCCGCAGATCGCCGCAACGCTCCGTGAGCGCTACGTCGCCGCCCAGCGCTCCGGCATCGCGGCCTGCCTGCACCGTGCCCAGGCCCGCGGGGAGCTGTCCCTCGAGCGCGTCGAGCACCTGCTCGCCGCCGACCGTCTGGAGATCGCCTCCGCCATCGCCCTGATGCTGGTTCACGATTCCCTCTTCGGCGCTCCTCTCGACGCCGACGGAGTCGCCCGTCTGGTCGACCAGGTGCTCCTGCCTCTCCTCGCGGGTCCCGGCGCCTGA
- a CDS encoding SDR family oxidoreductase — protein MTTTVTVLVTGAAGDQGVAATRHLRAAGHAVRAVDAVAPDSPRAAYLTRLGVEYRQGDLADDSFVADAVSGADVVFAVPVGPIGDEILKFTLGAKLIEAAERADVSLFLQTSVAALERHLLAGDYGTGHTYDAYAVARLHLEARLRNSSLNRWTVLRPVLLMENFLPPKSIRMFPWLTEGRIDSTYAPDQPQQLVSVVDVARYAVAAIAQPDRFHRHVIELNGDEITMDAIADAIGRATGTTVTYSHLPLEQALKDGVVTGVAHSQEWAAQVGYAAPAPSSLYRQWGITPTSFEDWSRAHADTFNNPR, from the coding sequence ATGACCACCACCGTCACCGTTCTGGTCACCGGCGCGGCAGGCGACCAGGGAGTCGCCGCCACCCGCCACCTGCGCGCCGCCGGCCACGCCGTCCGCGCGGTCGACGCCGTCGCCCCCGACTCCCCCCGCGCCGCCTACCTCACAAGGCTCGGCGTCGAGTACCGGCAGGGCGACCTCGCCGACGACTCCTTCGTCGCCGACGCCGTCTCCGGCGCCGACGTCGTCTTCGCCGTCCCCGTCGGCCCCATCGGCGACGAGATCCTCAAGTTCACCCTCGGTGCCAAGCTCATCGAGGCCGCCGAACGCGCCGACGTGAGCCTGTTCCTCCAGACCAGCGTCGCCGCCCTGGAACGCCACCTGCTGGCCGGCGACTACGGCACCGGCCACACCTACGACGCCTACGCCGTCGCCCGCCTCCACCTGGAAGCCCGCCTGCGCAACTCCTCCCTGAACCGCTGGACCGTCCTGCGGCCGGTGCTGCTCATGGAGAACTTCCTCCCGCCCAAGAGCATCCGGATGTTCCCCTGGCTCACCGAAGGCCGCATCGACTCCACCTACGCACCCGACCAGCCCCAGCAGCTCGTTTCCGTGGTCGATGTCGCCCGCTACGCAGTCGCGGCCATCGCCCAGCCCGACCGCTTCCACCGCCACGTCATCGAACTCAACGGCGACGAGATCACCATGGACGCCATCGCCGACGCCATCGGCAGGGCGACCGGCACCACCGTCACCTACAGCCACCTCCCACTGGAGCAGGCCCTCAAGGACGGCGTCGTCACCGGCGTCGCCCACTCCCAGGAATGGGCCGCCCAGGTCGGCTACGCGGCACCCGCCCCCAGCAGCCTCTACCGACAGTGGGGCATCACCCCCACCTCCTTCGAGGACTGGAGCCGCGCCCACGCGGACACTTTCAACAACCCCCGCTGA
- a CDS encoding sulfite exporter TauE/SafE family protein — translation MLVAAAGPVVDVSMSNAVSLLLCSVVLARTWRDTDWRSVLTLALPAVAVIPLGALVVRAAPEGPLPILVGTMVVLAVSAAALAGQRRLLRGTTGAIAAGALSGFMSVTAGVGGPMVSVYALSEQWTRRALIPTRSLPAHGERGVPRLQRPPVGVWFGWACSGMALVIGAVAGEWLDRRIAPDTGRRLIVVIALAGGVAAAWSVASWRWCDANPNDEWRYSRRDRSGCHRIRVLSYGGPASRAPFHTRPCSCGGAARPCPPAGDRFVPRSYEQLPSSRTVTMPQPTVQCTPCGHTPDGEPVERWILTSASGVRANVLTYGAILHTLDVLDSSSCLGPVVLGTATAVYASSPPGAGAVAPRGRPGVPGPRSCARHRTSEHRKPDTVRSWV, via the coding sequence TTGCTGGTCGCGGCCGCCGGCCCGGTCGTCGACGTGAGCATGTCCAACGCGGTGTCGCTGCTGCTGTGCTCGGTGGTGCTGGCGCGGACCTGGCGCGACACGGACTGGCGAAGCGTGCTGACCCTGGCGCTTCCCGCTGTCGCCGTCATTCCGCTCGGCGCGCTCGTGGTCCGCGCAGCGCCCGAGGGACCACTGCCCATCCTCGTCGGCACCATGGTGGTCCTCGCGGTCAGCGCCGCCGCGCTCGCCGGACAGCGCAGGCTGTTGCGGGGGACAACGGGCGCGATCGCTGCCGGAGCGCTGTCGGGATTCATGAGCGTCACCGCGGGCGTCGGCGGGCCCATGGTGTCGGTGTACGCACTGTCGGAGCAGTGGACGCGCCGCGCGCTCATCCCGACCCGCAGCTTACCTGCTCATGGTGAACGTGGCGTCCCTCGTCTCCAAAGGCCTCCCGTCGGTGTCTGGTTCGGCTGGGCATGCAGCGGCATGGCACTCGTGATCGGCGCGGTGGCGGGGGAGTGGTTGGACAGACGGATCGCACCCGACACGGGACGCAGGCTGATCGTGGTGATCGCCCTGGCCGGTGGTGTCGCCGCCGCGTGGTCCGTGGCGTCCTGGCGCTGGTGTGACGCCAACCCGAACGATGAGTGGCGATATAGCCGACGCGACCGGTCAGGGTGCCATCGCATCCGAGTGTTGTCGTACGGGGGTCCCGCCAGCAGGGCCCCATTTCACACCCGCCCTTGCAGCTGCGGCGGCGCAGCACGACCATGCCCGCCGGCCGGGGATCGATTTGTTCCTCGCAGCTACGAACAACTACCGTCATCGAGGACGGTCACTATGCCCCAACCCACTGTGCAGTGCACTCCCTGCGGACACACCCCTGATGGGGAGCCGGTCGAACGCTGGATTCTGACCTCCGCCAGCGGCGTGCGCGCCAACGTTCTCACCTACGGTGCCATCCTCCACACGCTGGATGTCCTCGACTCCTCAAGCTGCCTGGGGCCCGTCGTCCTTGGTACTGCAACGGCCGTTTACGCGTCGTCCCCGCCAGGTGCAGGCGCCGTCGCGCCACGAGGTCGCCCAGGCGTGCCGGGGCCTCGCTCATGCGCCCGGCACCGGACCTCGGAGCACAGGAAACCCGATACAGTACGGTCTTGGGTATGA
- a CDS encoding helix-turn-helix domain-containing protein, with product MNTGARDAELEQILDGIGPRLRMLRRERGLTLEALAATTGISVSTLSRVESGKRRPTLDLLIPLARAHHVALDQLVAAPASGDPRVHLRPLHKERGSVLVPLTQYPGRVQVFKQVLAPRQPELVTHEGYEWLYVLAGRLRLILGAQDFTLRPGEVAEFDTTEPHWFGPADTSTVEILHLFGPRGDQAIVRARPSTTDPAPPTAPNPPSTTS from the coding sequence ATGAACACAGGAGCCAGGGATGCGGAGCTGGAACAGATTCTCGATGGCATCGGGCCCCGGCTACGCATGCTGCGCCGGGAACGGGGACTCACGCTCGAGGCACTCGCGGCCACGACCGGGATCTCGGTCAGCACACTGTCCCGAGTGGAATCGGGCAAACGGCGCCCGACTCTGGACCTGCTCATCCCGCTGGCACGGGCCCACCACGTCGCACTCGACCAACTGGTGGCGGCGCCCGCCAGCGGTGACCCTCGGGTGCACCTCCGGCCCCTGCACAAGGAGCGCGGCAGCGTCCTCGTACCCCTGACGCAGTACCCGGGCCGAGTGCAGGTCTTCAAGCAGGTACTGGCCCCCCGCCAGCCGGAACTGGTCACCCACGAGGGCTACGAATGGCTCTATGTCCTCGCCGGTCGGCTACGCCTCATCCTCGGCGCGCAGGACTTCACGCTGCGGCCCGGCGAAGTAGCCGAGTTCGACACCACCGAGCCCCACTGGTTCGGCCCCGCGGACACGAGCACCGTGGAGATCCTGCACCTGTTCGGTCCACGGGGAGACCAAGCCATCGTCCGCGCCAGACCGTCCACAACGGATCCCGCCCCGCCGACCGCCCCAAACCCACCGTCAACAACGTCATGA
- a CDS encoding IS110 family transposase, which yields MTVPEIWAGLDIGKEHHHCVVIDEKGERLLSRRVLNDESQLLELIIAVLSLSEDVLWAVDINRGGAALVIGLLLDHGQPMVYLPGLAVHHASAAYRGQGKTDAKDAHVIADQARMRRDLGILRPGDEVAVDLRLLIARRTDLVCDRTRQINRLRAQLLEIFPALERALTLTNHGPVMLLTGYQAPAAIRRTGAKRIETWLKNRKVRGAAELARTAVEAAQAQHTALPGEKVAGSLVARLAKGVIALNTEIAEVDALIEARFHQHQHAEVINNLPGMGPRLGAEFIAATGGDLAPFGTADRLATFAGLAPVPRDSGRVNGNMRRPSRFHRGLLRAFYLSSLASLRVCPASRTYYERKRKEGKNHQQALLSLARRRVNVLWAMIRDGTCYQEAPAAVAAA from the coding sequence GTGACCGTGCCCGAGATCTGGGCCGGGTTAGACATCGGCAAGGAACATCACCACTGCGTGGTGATCGACGAGAAGGGCGAGCGACTCCTCTCCCGGCGGGTCCTCAACGACGAATCCCAGCTCCTGGAGCTGATCATCGCTGTCCTGTCCCTCTCCGAGGACGTGCTCTGGGCAGTCGACATTAACCGCGGCGGCGCCGCCTTGGTCATCGGTCTGCTGCTCGACCACGGCCAGCCGATGGTCTATCTGCCGGGCCTGGCCGTGCACCACGCCTCCGCCGCCTACCGGGGCCAGGGCAAGACCGACGCGAAGGACGCACACGTCATCGCCGACCAGGCCCGGATGCGCCGCGACCTCGGCATCCTGCGGCCCGGTGACGAGGTGGCCGTTGACTTGCGGCTCCTCATCGCCCGCCGCACCGATCTGGTCTGCGACCGCACCCGGCAGATCAACCGGCTCCGGGCCCAGCTGCTGGAGATCTTCCCCGCACTCGAACGCGCCCTGACCTTGACCAACCATGGGCCGGTCATGCTGCTGACCGGCTATCAGGCTCCGGCGGCGATCCGCCGCACCGGCGCCAAGCGCATCGAGACCTGGTTGAAGAATCGCAAGGTCAGAGGCGCCGCCGAACTGGCCCGGACAGCGGTCGAAGCGGCCCAGGCCCAGCACACCGCCCTGCCCGGTGAGAAGGTGGCCGGGAGCCTCGTGGCCCGCCTGGCGAAGGGGGTGATTGCCCTCAACACGGAGATCGCCGAAGTCGACGCCCTCATCGAGGCCCGGTTTCACCAGCACCAGCACGCAGAGGTGATCAACAACCTGCCCGGCATGGGGCCCCGGCTCGGTGCTGAGTTCATCGCCGCCACCGGCGGTGACCTGGCGCCCTTCGGCACCGCCGACCGCCTGGCCACCTTCGCCGGCCTGGCACCTGTTCCACGCGACTCCGGCCGCGTCAACGGCAACATGCGTCGACCCAGCCGTTTCCACCGTGGGCTCCTGAGAGCCTTCTACCTCTCCTCACTGGCCAGCCTCAGGGTCTGTCCGGCCTCGCGGACGTACTACGAACGCAAGCGCAAGGAAGGCAAGAACCACCAGCAGGCCCTGCTGTCCCTCGCCCGCCGACGAGTCAACGTCCTATGGGCCATGATCCGCGACGGAACGTGCTACCAAGAGGCACCTGCGGCTGTCGCAGCGGCTTGA
- a CDS encoding IS3 family transposase (programmed frameshift), with protein MPKPYPEEFRQDVVRVARNRGPGVTVEQVATDFGVHPMPLWKWLRRADVDDGTKPGVTSQESAELREARRRIKLLEQENEVLRRAAAYLSQEHLPKRIYPLVKELAVDGVPVTVTCRVLKLARQPYYRWLGKPVADAVLEEAYRANALFDAHRDDPEFGYRLLADEARGAGAGMAERTAWRICRDNRWWSVFGKKRGRGKQAGPPVHDDLVSRNFTATGPNRLWLADITEHATGQGKLYLCAIKDVFSNRIVGNSIDARMKSRLAVAALDNAVARREHVAGCILHSDRGSQFRSRKFVRALDHHRMAGSIGRAGAAGDNAAMESFFSLLQKNALDRRTWSTREELRIAIVSWIERTYHRRRRQVALGRLTPVEFETVMTTPALQAA; from the exons GTGCCCAAGCCTTATCCGGAAGAGTTCCGCCAGGACGTCGTGCGGGTCGCGAGGAACCGCGGCCCGGGTGTGACGGTGGAGCAGGTGGCCACCGACTTCGGGGTCCACCCGATGCCGTTGTGGAAGTGGTTGCGCCGGGCGGATGTCGACGACGGGACCAAGCCCGGGGTGACCAGCCAGGAGAGCGCGGAGCTGCGGGAAGCACGTCGGCGGATCAAGCTGCTGGAGCAGGAGAACGAGGTCCTGCGCCGGGCTGCGGCCTATCTGTCGCAGGAGCATCTGCCG AAAAGGATCTACCCGCTCGTGAAAGAGCTGGCCGTGGACGGGGTGCCCGTCACGGTGACGTGCCGGGTGCTCAAGCTCGCCAGACAGCCCTACTACCGCTGGCTGGGCAAGCCGGTTGCCGACGCCGTGCTGGAGGAGGCATATCGGGCGAACGCGCTGTTCGACGCCCACCGCGACGACCCGGAGTTCGGCTACCGGCTCCTGGCCGATGAAGCCCGTGGTGCCGGGGCCGGCATGGCCGAGCGCACCGCGTGGCGGATCTGCCGGGACAACCGCTGGTGGAGTGTCTTCGGGAAGAAGCGTGGCCGGGGCAAGCAGGCCGGTCCGCCGGTGCACGACGATCTCGTGAGCCGCAACTTCACCGCGACCGGCCCGAACCGGCTGTGGCTCGCCGACATCACCGAACACGCCACCGGCCAAGGCAAGCTGTACCTCTGCGCGATCAAGGACGTCTTCAGCAACAGGATCGTGGGCAACTCCATCGATGCGCGGATGAAGTCCCGCCTCGCCGTAGCCGCCCTGGACAACGCCGTGGCCCGGCGTGAACACGTCGCCGGGTGCATCCTGCACAGCGATCGCGGATCGCAGTTCCGGTCCCGGAAGTTCGTCCGAGCCCTCGACCACCACCGGATGGCCGGATCGATAGGGAGAGCCGGGGCGGCCGGCGACAACGCGGCCATGGAGTCCTTCTTCAGCTTGCTGCAGAAGAACGCCCTCGACCGCCGGACCTGGTCCACCCGTGAAGAACTGCGGATCGCGATCGTGTCCTGGATCGAGAGGACCTACCACCGGCGTCGCAGACAAGTCGCACTCGGCCGGTTGACACCCGTCGAATTCGAGACCGTCATGACCACACCGGCCCTCCAGGCCGCGTGA